In Mustela nigripes isolate SB6536 chromosome 2, MUSNIG.SB6536, whole genome shotgun sequence, a single window of DNA contains:
- the RSPH1 gene encoding radial spoke head 1 homolog isoform X2 — protein MSDLGSEELEEEGENDLGEYEGERNEAGERHGHGKARLPNGDTYEGNYEHGKRHGQGVYKFKNGARYMGEYVQNKKHGHGTFIYPDGSRYEGEWADDQRHGYGVYYYVNNDTYTGEWFAHQRHGQGTYFYAETGSKYIGTWVNGQQEGAAELIHLNHRYQGKFFNKNPVGPGKYVFDIGCEQHGEYRLTDVERGDEEEEEEATMMTVLPRWKATKITELALWTPTLPEEQPPADGPGAEEALETEGGGEPSEEGQALADGSEGETDSMRPGEDDGEGSREEGREDFRYDTIDQGIVSFEEEENKQSEPPE, from the exons ATGTCGGACTTGGGCTCGGAGgagttggaggaggagggagagaatgacCTTGGG GAGTACGAGGGGGAGCGGAATGAGGCAGGTGAACGGCACGGACACGGGAAAGCAAGACTGCCCAACGGGGACACGTATGAAGGCAACTACGAACACGGGAAAAGACATGGCCAG GGTGTCTACAAGTTTAAAAATGGTGCTCGGTACATGGGAGAATAcgttcaaaataaaaagcatggtCACGGCACTTTCATATACCCAGATGGCTCAAGATATGAAG GGGAGTGGGCGGATGACCAAAGGCACGGTTACGGCGTCTACTACTACGTCAATAATGACACCTACACGGGGGAGTGGTTTGCTCACCAAAG GCACGGGCAAGGCACCTATTTCTACGCAGAGACGGGCAGTAAGTACATAGGTACCTGGGTGAACGGACAGCAAGAGGGTGCGGCCGAACTCATTCACCTGAACCACAGGTACCAGGGCAAGTTCTTCAACAAAAAC CCTGTCGGCCCTGGGAAGTACGTGTTTGATATCGGATGTGAGCAGCACGGGGAGTACCGTTTGACCGACGTG GAAAGAggagacgaggaggaggaggaggaggcgacAATGATGACCGTGCTTCCGAGGTGGAAAGCCACCAAAATCACAGAGCTGGCTCTGTGGACCCCGACCCTCCCTGAGGAGCAGCCCCCTGCGGACGGGCCTGGTGCAGAAGAGGCTCTGGAAACCGAAG GCGGCGGGGAGCCCTCGGAGGAGGGCCAGGCTCTGGCCGATGGTTCCGAGGGGGAGACCGACTCCATGAGGCCTGGGGAGGACGACGGAGAAGGCAGCCGGGAGGAGGGCCGGGAGGACTTCCGCTATGACACCATCGACCAGG GAATTGTTagttttgaagaagaagaaaataaacagtcGGAGCCACCGGAGTGA
- the RSPH1 gene encoding radial spoke head 1 homolog isoform X4 translates to MSDLGSEELEEEGENDLGEYEGERNEAGERHGHGKARLPNGDTYEGNYEHGKRHGQGVYKFKNGARYMGEYVQNKKHGHGTFIYPDGSRYEGEWADDQRHGYGVYYYVNNDTYTGEWFAHQRHGQGTYFYAETGSKYIGTWVNGQQEGAAELIHLNHRYQGKFFNKNPVGPGKYVFDIGCEQHGEYRLTDVERGDEEEEEEATMMTVLPRWKATKITELALWTPTLPEEQPPADGPGAEEALETEGGGEPSEEGQALADGSEGETDSMRPGEDDGEGSREEGREDFRYDTIDQE, encoded by the exons ATGTCGGACTTGGGCTCGGAGgagttggaggaggagggagagaatgacCTTGGG GAGTACGAGGGGGAGCGGAATGAGGCAGGTGAACGGCACGGACACGGGAAAGCAAGACTGCCCAACGGGGACACGTATGAAGGCAACTACGAACACGGGAAAAGACATGGCCAG GGTGTCTACAAGTTTAAAAATGGTGCTCGGTACATGGGAGAATAcgttcaaaataaaaagcatggtCACGGCACTTTCATATACCCAGATGGCTCAAGATATGAAG GGGAGTGGGCGGATGACCAAAGGCACGGTTACGGCGTCTACTACTACGTCAATAATGACACCTACACGGGGGAGTGGTTTGCTCACCAAAG GCACGGGCAAGGCACCTATTTCTACGCAGAGACGGGCAGTAAGTACATAGGTACCTGGGTGAACGGACAGCAAGAGGGTGCGGCCGAACTCATTCACCTGAACCACAGGTACCAGGGCAAGTTCTTCAACAAAAAC CCTGTCGGCCCTGGGAAGTACGTGTTTGATATCGGATGTGAGCAGCACGGGGAGTACCGTTTGACCGACGTG GAAAGAggagacgaggaggaggaggaggaggcgacAATGATGACCGTGCTTCCGAGGTGGAAAGCCACCAAAATCACAGAGCTGGCTCTGTGGACCCCGACCCTCCCTGAGGAGCAGCCCCCTGCGGACGGGCCTGGTGCAGAAGAGGCTCTGGAAACCGAAG GCGGCGGGGAGCCCTCGGAGGAGGGCCAGGCTCTGGCCGATGGTTCCGAGGGGGAGACCGACTCCATGAGGCCTGGGGAGGACGACGGAGAAGGCAGCCGGGAGGAGGGCCGGGAGGACTTCCGCTATGACACCATCGACCAGG AATGA
- the RSPH1 gene encoding radial spoke head 1 homolog isoform X3: MSDLGSEELEEEGENDLGEYEGERNEAGERHGHGKARLPNGDTYEGNYEHGKRHGQGVYKFKNGARYMGEYVQNKKHGHGTFIYPDGSRYEGEWADDQRHGYGVYYYVNNDTYTGEWFAHQRHGQGTYFYAETGSKYIGTWVNGQQEGAAELIHLNHRYQGKFFNKNPVGPGKYVFDIGCEQHGEYRLTDVERGDEEEEEEATMMTVLPRWKATKITELALWTPTLPEEQPPADGPGAEEALETEGGGEPSEEGQALADGSEGETDSMRPGEDDGEGSREEGREDFRYDTIDQGIL, translated from the exons ATGTCGGACTTGGGCTCGGAGgagttggaggaggagggagagaatgacCTTGGG GAGTACGAGGGGGAGCGGAATGAGGCAGGTGAACGGCACGGACACGGGAAAGCAAGACTGCCCAACGGGGACACGTATGAAGGCAACTACGAACACGGGAAAAGACATGGCCAG GGTGTCTACAAGTTTAAAAATGGTGCTCGGTACATGGGAGAATAcgttcaaaataaaaagcatggtCACGGCACTTTCATATACCCAGATGGCTCAAGATATGAAG GGGAGTGGGCGGATGACCAAAGGCACGGTTACGGCGTCTACTACTACGTCAATAATGACACCTACACGGGGGAGTGGTTTGCTCACCAAAG GCACGGGCAAGGCACCTATTTCTACGCAGAGACGGGCAGTAAGTACATAGGTACCTGGGTGAACGGACAGCAAGAGGGTGCGGCCGAACTCATTCACCTGAACCACAGGTACCAGGGCAAGTTCTTCAACAAAAAC CCTGTCGGCCCTGGGAAGTACGTGTTTGATATCGGATGTGAGCAGCACGGGGAGTACCGTTTGACCGACGTG GAAAGAggagacgaggaggaggaggaggaggcgacAATGATGACCGTGCTTCCGAGGTGGAAAGCCACCAAAATCACAGAGCTGGCTCTGTGGACCCCGACCCTCCCTGAGGAGCAGCCCCCTGCGGACGGGCCTGGTGCAGAAGAGGCTCTGGAAACCGAAG GCGGCGGGGAGCCCTCGGAGGAGGGCCAGGCTCTGGCCGATGGTTCCGAGGGGGAGACCGACTCCATGAGGCCTGGGGAGGACGACGGAGAAGGCAGCCGGGAGGAGGGCCGGGAGGACTTCCGCTATGACACCATCGACCAGG